The following coding sequences are from one Schizosaccharomyces osmophilus chromosome 1, complete sequence window:
- the rps403 gene encoding 40S ribosomal protein S4, which translates to MVRGPKKHLKRVAAPHHWLLDKLSGTYAPKPSAGPHKARECLPLIVFLRNRLKYALNGREVRAILMQRLIKVDGKVRTDNTFPTGFMDVISIEKTGEHFRLVYDIKGRFTVHRITAEEAKYKLCKVKRVQLGAKGIPFIVTHDGRTIRYPDPLIKVNDTVKLNLETNKIEGFIKFDTSAQVMVTGGRNMGRVGTIIHREHHLGSFEIIHVKDALDREFATRLSNVFVIGETNKSWISLPKGKGVKLSITEERDRRRALKGLA; encoded by the coding sequence ATGGTTCGCGGACCCAAAAAGCATTTAAAGCGTGTCGCCGCCCCTCACCACTGGCTTTTAGACAAGCTCTCTGGTACTTACGCTCCCAAGCCTTCTGCTGGTCCTCATAAGGCTCGTGAGTGCCTTCCCTTGATCGTCTTCTTGCGCAACCGTCTTAAGTATGCTTTGAACGGTCGTGAGGTTAGAGCTATTCTCATGCAACGTTTGATCAAGGTCGACGGAAAGGTTCGTACTGACAACACTTTCCCTACTGGTTTCATGGATGTTATTAGCATTGAGAAGACTGGTGAACACTTCCGTCTTGTTTATGATATTAAGGGACGTTTCACTGTTCACCGCATCACTGCTGAAGAAGCCAAGTACAAGCTTTGCAAGGTTAAGCGTGTCCAATTGGGTGCCAAGGGTATTCCTTTCATCGTCACTCATGACGGCCGTACCATTCGCTACCCTGATCCTTTGATCAAGGTCAACGATACCGTCAAGCTTAACTTGGAAACCAACAAGATTGAAGGATTCATCAAGTTTGATACTTCTGCCCAAGTCATGGTCACCGGTGGCCGTAACATGGGCCGTGTTGGTACCATCATTCACCGTGAACACCACCTTGGTTCCTTTGAAATCATCCACGTTAAGGATGCTTTGGACCGTGAGTTCGCTACTCGTCTCTCCAACGTCTTCGTTATTGGTGAGACCAACAAGAGCTGGATCTCTTTGCCTAAGGGCAAGGGTGTCAAGCTCAGCATTACTGAAGAGCGTGACCGCAGACGTGCTCTCAAAGGACTTGCTTAA
- the pdi4 gene encoding ER membrane protein disulfide isomerase Pdi4, translated as MIFSSLSFLFGFLVLAFALAESLVSNGDIYLGTHNASSILETQEIWFVTFTKSGEAFKDFNDIWEASSSAYPNLHHAKVFCDLESEFCKSQGVLEYPQIAVLRNGAWMRNVLDDSHHSVDSALEFVEAHLTYCQLESLKTGSNCLTEENYDEHLDSREAVFGLEEDESWKRVNSLRKAVNLVFRDFLEDSENILSDRAFVMFYSTTKCPDCFQWEPIWLSITRDVADELTMGYVNCDSEEDLCAYYHVDKYPTFIAFQKLDAIKYEGPLNYRELSRYANQLATYQTLHVQPEEIESIEHTHTTFFIFFHDYALTLEDVQSLKRMELYLAGNAPLFQSDSAALAERYGVHALPAFVSVRNGEPFLYQANTPRQFRSHERIRNWIRQASLPLASELSPVNCHKMVDRKLSVIALLNPESESYLGDRASLLNFGKHWFQFQKRRERNFISHQRVKKYTALTKAKKSKNQKKIERIKYSTIEHPIFTESVSFLWTDSTVWQTWLLTNLGYSETLTSEVTVFIVDNEREIFYTQGHDGKPLKLDEPSLFSTLRAILDNSKSIPHQEMGKATMCGGEIYHKSAYFKPIIYCLFLFLSCIMIIVLIHKRRRAQPSRMQPILGFMDFHPLVTVKAD; from the exons atgataTTCTCTAgtttgtcttttctttttggtttccttgTACTTGCCTTTGCTTTAGCTGAGTCACTAGTTTCAAATGGGGATATTTACCTTGGTACTCACAATGCATCCTCCATTCTAGAAACCCAAGAAATCTGGTTTGTGACTTTTACTAAAAGTGGAGAGGCTTTCAAAGACTTTAATGATATCTGGGAAGCTTCCTCTAGCGCATATCCAAATCTTCATCATGCCAAAGTGTTTTGTGATTTGGAATCCG aattttgcaaaagtcAAGGCGTACTTGAGTATCCTCAGATTGCTGTTTTACGCAACGGAGCCTGGATGAGAAATGTTTTGGACGACAGTCATCATTCGGTTGATTCGGCGTTGGAGTTTGTCGAAGCCCATTTAACTTACTGTCAATTGGAGTCCTTAAAGACCGGTTCCAACTGCCTAACGGAGGAAAATTATGATGAGCACTTGGATTCCCGGGAAGCAGTTTTTGGACTAGAGGAAGACGAATCCTGGAAAAGAGTCAACTCTTTAAGAAAAGCCGTGAATCTAGTATTTCGAGATTTTCTTGAAGATTCTGAAAATATCCTTTCCGATAGAGCCTTTGTTATGTTTTATTCCACTACCAAATGTCCAGATTGCTTTCAGTGGGAGCCTATCTGGTTAAGCATTACCCGGGATGTAGCTGATGAATTGACTATGGGATACGTCAACTGTGATAGTGAAGAAGACCTATGTGCTTATTACCATGTGGATAAATATCCCACATTTAtagcttttcaaaagctgGATGCTATTAAATATGAAGGTCCGCTAAATTATCGAGAGTTATCACGTTACGCCAATCAGTTGGCAACTTACCAAACGTTACACGTCCAGCCGGAAGAAATTGAATCCATAGAACACACACATACAACgttcttcatcttcttccacGACTACGCTCTTACGTTAGAGGATGTACAGTCTCTTAAGCGTATGGAACTGTATCTTGCTGGCAATGCTCCTTTGTTTCAATCTGATTCCGCTGCTTTGGCCGAAAGATATGGAGTTCATGCCTTGCCGGCATTCGTTTCAGTGAGAAATGGTGagccttttctttaccaaGCGAATACACCACGTCAATTTCGCTCTCACGAAAGGATTCGTAATTGGATTCGCCAAGCATCGCTTCCATTAGCCTCAGAACTATCACCGGTCAATTGCCATAAAATGGTGGATCGAAAACTGAGCGTTATAGCACTGCTTAATCCAGAATCCGAAAGCTATTTAGGAGATCGAGCCAGTCTGTTaaactttggaaaacattGGTTCCAGTTTCAAAAGAGACGGGAACGCAATTTTATCTCACACCAGCGAGTGAAAAAGTACACAGCCTTGACAAAGGctaaaaaatcaaaaaatcaaaaaaaaatcgaacGGATCAAGTACTCGACTATAGAACATCCAATTTTCACCGAGTCAGTATCCTTTCTATGGACTGATTCCACTGTTTGGCAAACTTGGTTACTCACAAATCTAGGCTATTCAGAAACGTTAACTAGCGAAGTCACTGTGTTTATCGTGGATAATGAACGTGAGATCTTCTACACCCAAGGACACGACGGTAAACCTTTGAAGTTGGACGAAccatctttgttttccacTTTGAGAGCGATTCTTGACAACTCGAAATCAATTCCTCACCAAGAAATGGGTAAAGCAACTATGTGTGGCGGTGAGATATATCACAAAAGTGCATACTTCAAACCAATTATctattgtttatttttgtttttatcatGTATCATGATTATTGTACTCATACATAAGCGAAGACGAGCACAACCTTCTCGTATGCAACCCATTCTTGGTTTTATGGACTTTCATCCTTTAGTTACTGTTAAAGCAGActaa
- the rpl2102 gene encoding 60S ribosomal protein L21, with protein MPHSFGLRARTRYTFQRGFREHGQIRLSTYLKTYKVGDIVDIKANGAVQKGMPHKYYHGKTGIVYNVTQSSVGVLIYKIVGNRYMEKRVNVRIEHVKHSKCRQDFLNRVKLNEQKRKEAKTEGKTVQLRRQPTPPVKAHFVATEQNKPITLHPAPYDTFI; from the coding sequence ATGCCTCACTCATTCGGTCTCAGAGCTCGTACCCGTTACACCTTCCAACGTGGCTTCAGAGAGCATGGTCAAATTCGTTTGTCCACTTACTTGAAGACCTACAAGGTTGGTGACATCGTCGACATTAAGGCTAATGGTGCCGTCCAAAAGGGTATGCCTCACAAGTACTACCATGGTAAGACTGGTATCGTCTACAACGTTACTCAATCTTCCGTCGGTGTCTTGATCTACAAGATCGTTGGCAACCGTTACATGGAGAAGCGCGTCAACGTCCGTATTGAGCACGTTAAGCACTCCAAGTGCCGTCAAGATTTCTTGAACCGTGTCAAGCTCAACGAGCAAAAGCGTAAGGAGGCTAAGACTGAAGGTAAGACTGTCCAACTCCGTCGTCAACCTACTCCTCCCGTCAAGGCCCACTTTGTTGCTACTGAACAAAACAAGCCCATCACTCTTCATCCTGCTCCTTATGATACTTTCATCTAG
- a CDS encoding alpha/beta hydrolase fold, with amino-acid sequence MDSVTIKDETIAYKHYPNDNSKIAILAHPYAYLGGSVDDACIVIMAERLQEKGYSVYVLDFSSLPSSWFSGKRDARLFSVFTHHIVETHSPSHVLIGGYSYGGRIAMHPSIRQGLDFDSMNISFIFLAPYLGLGSGLLTGYWNVKAEGFPQKASILYIVPTNDEFTGLNTFQSFFSKLKNQCSLSTMVELHECSHFLNFKKQKELSKILDEWIE; translated from the coding sequence ATGGATAGTGTAACTATCAAGGATGAGACGATTGCATATAAACATTATCCTAATGATAATTCAAAGATTGCGATTTTAGCACATCCATATGCATATTTAGGTGGATCTGTAGATGATGCTTGTATTGTTATCATGGCCGAAAGGcttcaagaaaaaggcTACAGTGTTTACGTTTTAGATTTTAGCAGCCTGCCTTCCTCCTGGTTTAGTGGTAAAAGAGATGCAAGGTTGTTCTCTGTATTTACGCACCATATAGTTGAAACTCATTCACCAAGCCACGTCCTCATCGGCGGTTACTCTTATGGTGGAAGAATTGCAATGCATCCTTCAATCCGGCAAGGATTGGATTTCGATTCTATGAATATAAGTTTTATATTCTTAGCTCCCTATCTTGGCCTAGGGAGTGGGCTTTTGACGGGTTATTGGAATGTAAAAGCAGAAGGATTTCCTCAAAAAGCATCTATTCTTTATATTGTTCCGACGAATGATGAGTTTACCGGTTTAAATACTTTTCAGTcgtttttttctaaattgaaaaatcaatGCTCATTGTCAACGATGGTTGAATTGCATGAATGCTCccatttcttgaattttaaaaagcaaaaagaactttCTAAAATTCTTGATGAATGGATAGAATGA
- a CDS encoding alcohol dehydrogenase: MPLQYIVSDTKSGFDQLKIEDTKEVQSLKPNEVQVNLKAASLNYRDLIITKGMYPLHLNLPIVPGSDGVGVVEKVGSDVDEYKPGDKVVCNFFADYVDGKPTQHGYGSALGGTVNGAFRKVGFFPAHALNHAPRNLSFEETSTLPCAAVTAWNALFGSEDKLKPGQNVLIQGTGGVSIFALQFAAAAGARTTVLSSSDEKLKIAKNLGATNLINYKTNPEWAKPALEATDNVGYHHVVEVGGEKTLGQSLDVLVLGGVISSIGFLAQEGASLNVTSLIGKILNKNAIIRGIFVGHVHMFADMIACIEANDIHPLVDKVFPFEQLREAYDYLWSQKHVGKVVLKIDS, from the coding sequence ATGCCATTGCAATACATAGTTAGCGACACTAAGAGTGGCTTTGATCAACTCAAGATCGAAGACACCAAGGAAGTTCAATCCCTTAAGCCTAATGAGGTTCAGGTAAATCTCAAGGCAGCTTCTCTCAACTACAGAGATTTGATTATTACGAAGGGCATGTATCCTCTTCATTTGAATCTTCCGATAGTTCCCGGCTCTGATGGTGTCGGTGTTGTTGAAAAGGTCGGTAGTGATGTGGATGAATATAAGCCTGGCGACAAAGTGGTTTGCAATTTCTTCGCTGATTACGTTGACGGAAAACCAACCCAGCACGGCTATGGTAGTGCCTTGGGTGGTACTGTAAACGGTGCTTTCCGCAAAGTTGGTTTCTTCCCTGCTCATGCCCTGAATCATGCACCTAGGAACTTAAGCTTCGAAGAGACATCCACTTTGCCTTGTGCTGCCGTGACTGCATGGAATGCCTTGTTTGGTAGCGAGGATAAATTGAAACCGGGTCAAAATGTCTTGATCCAGGGTACTGGTGGTGTTTCCATCTTTGCTCTCCAATTCGCCGCTGCTGCTGGTGCTCGTACCACAgtactttcttcttccgaTGAGAAACTGAAAATTGCCAAGAATTTGGGTGCTACTAACTTGATCAATTACAAGACGAACCCCGAATGGGCCAAACCTGCTTTGGAAGCTACCGACAATGTTGGTTATCATCATGTCGTCGAAGTCGGCGGTGAAAAAACATTGGGTCAATCTTTGGATGTCTTGGTTTTAGGCGGAGTCATCAGCTCTATTGGTTTCCTTGCTCAAGAAGGTGCCAGCCTTAACGTCACCTCATTGATTGGCAAAATTCTCAACAAGAATGCCATCATTCGTGGTATCTTTGTTGGACATGTCCACATGTTTGCAGACATGATTGCTTGTATTGAGGCAAACGATATTCACCCTCTCGTTGACAAGGTATTTCCCTTTGAACAGCTGAGGGAAGCTTATGACTACCTATGGAGTCAAAAGCACGTTGGTAAGGTTGTTCTCAAGATTGATTCTTAA
- the apc5 gene encoding anaphase-promoting complex, platform subcomplex scaffold TPR subunit Apc5: protein MEITEMQDPLGASAYSVFPIPLDKHNKKSVFYTRFLTPHKFALCLLVEFYAQHATAPSCSASFLDIILEYFDSSNSLPQSLIDLYNITTKLPSTIDSYSVYDLLHERLWSLHSYEDIHEIFMSLGSYITNLYEPDEEPPSHMLFSPSSVLSVFLRKCVVEYEQLSFEQGVEFFKSFLEYRSPSMNFRKDGVEYCKVNVRHELLGLASNQTLLQLAFGSTPGCHATQDIERLIQLQIQHMQRYGCFLPEEMKRKLHDILEAEGNHLNTSYHFRFLNAWFNGDYQQSIENLCRYFDHVMHSNERVSYQYALLNLSILQADFGCDKEALRAIEDTINTARESGDIACLNFALAWMYEFKRSQLPSSKDKNPEEENHILEHLAINSQSAQIPVLQSTVHLMQAQHFLDNGSNMVGVFSNLTKSFALQCHSESFHSFSRYMDLLQETWYRLGCFSLSFNYISLYQNSFFQEASVIDLVKSYMNKARRLVENGNWSDVSATLQMAKMESERSFQSVHFYGREKCFLYLDKAINEKNYKTATFLLKSLNGFRHSKESLFNTHYYSLKLDISLGNFSQCIDAVENLLEDDTNLTVEWKVKLMLLKVDIYIKTNVLHRAIFELLNVIEISSSSFLRLYLLEALCLLCLIGSLDCIKATELLDSLIPEVIASGNKALVALSFYSYASIQVSSYDKLKASRIFITKLLDNAFDGYKSCHMKDMQQQIALLKIQFLKQIKDNQASRYTEQYYKELFMQNE from the exons ATGGAAATCACGGAAATGCAGGATCCTTTGGGCGCTTCTGCTTATTCCGTTTTTCCAATACCGCTGGACAAACACAATAAGAAGTCGGTTTTTTATACGAGATTTCTCACACCCCATAAATTTGCTTTATGTTTATTAGTTGAATTTTACGCCCAGCATGCTACTGCTCCGAGTTGTTCAGCTTCATTTCTGGATATAATCTTGGAGTACTTTGAC TCATCTAATTCGTTGCCTCAGAGTTTGATTGACCTGTATAATATAACAACTAAACTTCCAAGCACTATAGATAGTTACAGTGTTTACGATTTATTACACGAACGT CTATGGTCCTTACACTCATATGAAGATATTCATGAAATCTTCATGTCCTTGGGAAGTTATATTACAAACTTATACGAGCCTGATGAAGAGCCACCTTCTCACATGTTATTCTCGCCGTCTTCAGTTTTGTCTGTCTTTCTACGAAAATGCGTGGTAGAATATGAACAGCTATCTTTCGAACAGGGAGTTGAGTTCTTTAagtcttttcttgaatacCGCTCCCCATCCATGAATTTTCGTAAAGATGGAGTGGAATACTGTAAAGTGAACGTACGGCATGAACTATTAGGTCTCGCGAGTAACCAGACTTTACTTCAACTCGCATTCGGGAGTACTCCAG GTTGTCATGCAACTCAAGATATTGAAAGGCTTATTCAATTACAAATCCAGCACATGCAGC GTTATGGATGTTTTTTACCAGAGGAGATGAAACGTAAACTCCACGATATTTTAGAAGCCGAAGGGAACCACTTGAACACAAGCTATCACTTCAg GTTCTTAAATGCTTGGTTCAATGGGGACTATCAACAATCTATAGAGAACCTTTGCAGATACTTTGACCATGTCATGCATTCGAATGAACGAGTCTCCTACCAATACGCTTTGCTGAATCTTAGTATCTTGCAAGCTGACTTTGGATGTGACAAAGAAGCCCTGCGCGCTATAGAAGATACGATTAATACTGCACGGGAAAGCGGTGATATTGCTTGTCTAAATTTTGCTTTGGCTTGGATGTATGAATTTAAACGTTCTCagcttccttcttctaaagacaaaaatcctgaagaagaaaaccatATCCTGGAGCATCTAGCTATCAATAGTCAAAGTGCTCAAATCCCTGTTTTACAATCCACGGTTCATTTAATGCAAGCCCAAcattttttggataacGGCAGTAACATGGTAGGagttttttccaatttgaCAAAATCCTTTGCTTTGCAATGTCACAGCGAATCCTTCCATAGCTTTTCAAGATACATGGATCTTTTACAAGAAACATGGTATCGACTAGGCTGTTTCTCATTAAGTTTTAACTATATCAGTCTTTATCAGAATAGCTTTTTCCAGGAAGCTTCTGTGATTGATTTGGTCAAAAGCTACATGAATAAAGCCAGAAGACTAGTTGAGAATGGTAATTGGTCGGACGTTTCTGCGACTTTACAAATGGCTAAAATGGAGTCGGAACGTTCTTTTCAGTCTGTTCACTTTTATGGCCGTGAAAAGTGTTTTCTGTATCTGGATAAAGCAATAAATGA aaaaaactaCAAGACAGCAacgtttcttttaaaaagctTGAATGGTTTCCGACATAGTAAGGAATCCCTATTCAACACTCATTATTACAGCCTCAAGCTTGACATAAGTTTGGGCAACTTCAGCCAG TGTATAGATGCGGTTGAGAATCTTTTGGAGGACGATACGAACCTTACGGTCGAGTGGAAAGTAAAGCTGATGCTTCTCAAAGTTGATATTTACATT aaaacaaatgttttACATCGAGCCATCTTTGAACTCTTGAATGTTATTGAAATTTCCTCATCATCATTCTTGAGGCTCTATCTCTTAGAAGCATTATGTCTTTTGTGTTTAATCGGAAGTCTGGATTGCATCAAGGCTACTGAgcttttggattctttaaTACCCGAGGTAATTGCATCCGGTAATAAGGCATTGGTGGCATTATCGTTTTATTCATATGCGTCCATTCAGGTCTCCAGTTATGACAAGTTAAAGGCATCAAGAATATTTATTACGAAGTTGTTAGACAATGCATTCGATG GTTACAAAAGCTGCCATATGAAAGATATGCAACAGCAAATAGCGCTTTTAAAAATCCAATTTCTGAAGCAGATCAAGGATAACCAAGCAAGTCGTTACACCGAACAGTATTATAAAGAACTATTTATGCAAAACGAGTGA